A stretch of the Capsicum annuum cultivar UCD-10X-F1 chromosome 10, UCD10Xv1.1, whole genome shotgun sequence genome encodes the following:
- the LOC107843991 gene encoding ABC transporter C family member 4-like, whose protein sequence is MDSTVSGYATTSLFSKAVWVSINPLLSTGYQSPLKLDEVPLLPPDFQAVRTSEFLQKNFPKPVQLSDIYVGTTLIRSFIATASADRTKL, encoded by the exons ATGGATTCTACTGTGAGTGGATATGCCACTACTTCACTATTCTCTAAAGCTGTTTGGGTTTCGATTAATCCATTGCTTAGTACAGGATACCAATCCCCTTTAAAGTTAGATGAAGTGCCTTTGCTTCCACCTGATTTCCAAGCTGTAAGAACGTCAgagtttttacaaaaaaatttccCTAAGCCAG TGCAGTTGTCTGATATATATGTCGGAACAACTCTAATCCGAAGTTTCATTGCTACTGCTTCTGCGGATAGAACAAAACTTTGA